The genome window atatgatgatttatggttactatgggcggccatcttggatttcaggtgtcctggacctcagacatccatgaaacctccttcattcactcagccagccttgatttagtggggatagacacctcaatgacccttgtaggtcaggcagattccgaattattgtcatatcaTCTAACTGATATGATGATTATGATTGCTACGGGCAGCCATCTTGTAttccaggtgtcctggacctcagacatccatgaaacccccttcattcaatcagacagccttgatttagtggggatagacacctcaatgacccctctaggtcaagtagtttcagagttattgtcattttacctggttcataagtacattttggcggccattttgaaaaaatgccatatacagagtttgcccgggtttggaattttccacctagtagaatttggaagacctatgcataccctattcgaatcaactttcaaactttcctctttgaaaaatgtatacggatctgtaggacagggccaggactattaCGCGCTCTCTTCTTTGGTGACATCCCCAGCATATCTCGGAGCCACTGAGTTATGCGCCGGATTTCCGGAGCGTAAAATAATTTGAGCGCCGGAGCATATGAGTCATTAATATCTTGGAGTAACTGTGCGCCGGATTTCGGAGCTTAATATATTTGAGTGTCGGAGCATGaaattcacattttgtttttcaacCAATTTCTTAATTGTTCACCTTCGTATGGTTTGAGTCTGTCAAAGTGAACAACTTTGGGCTTCGACTGTGGCGATTTCTGTATTCTGTACACAGCATCAGACAACTTAGTTGTAACTAAGTAGGGTCCACCCCACTTGAATTGGAGCTTTGGACATCGTCCTTTCTTCCTGACTTCCTGATGTAGCCATACAAAAGACTCTACTTGAATTGGTTGTGTTATGATACCTCATATATAGTTCCGTTTCTGTCTCTTTGCTGCTTGTTTTAGGTTTCTCTAGCTCTGTCGTGTACAGCTCTTAAATTGTTCCGCATTGCTTGAGCATAATCCGTCTTCAACACTCTATCTGTTTCTGGCTCCACCGGAGTCGATGATAAGTCTATCGGGAGTTCCATCTCCATTCCATACAACATAGCATGTGGTGTTTCAGATGTTGATTCCTGCACGGAGCTTCTGTATGCCATGAGAGCGATAGGTAAAACTTCTTCCCAATCCTGTTGGTGCTTATGTGGATCCAACAGGACTGCAATCGTATTCAGCATAGTTCTGTTGAATCGTTCTATGAAGCCATCTGACTTGGGGTTCAGTGGAGTGGTCCGTGTTTTGTCTATTCCAAGCAATGAACATACCTCTGCCATGACTTTGCTTTCAAAGTTTCTCCCTCGGTCACTGTGAAGAATTTTCGGACATTCGTGACGACATATCCActcatatgttaacttattggcaCAGGTGACTGCTTACTGATCCGGTATAGGATATGCGTCCACCCACTCCGAAAAGTAGTCTCCGACAACAAGAATGTAACGATTACCTGTCGGAGTTATGGGAAGCGGACCAAGGATATCCATGGCTATTCTCTGTCCCGGATGTCCTGCTATGTCTTGTTGTAGCTTGGCTTTTCTTCTTGTAGAAGGTGATTTATGTTTggcacaaatatcacattttcggAGCCAAGAACGAATGTCACTCCTAATTCCAAAACAGCTTGTTTCTGGTTTTATTTACAGCGCTGCTGTTTTTGAAGTTGTGCAATAATTCTTCAAGCACAATCTCTTTGTACTTCTCTGGCATAATTAACTGCCACTTTATGACTTTTCCATCATTAGACTCCCATCGTCGATACAATTGACCTTCTTTCAGCTCTATTCGGTCCCATTCTAGATAATAGACCTTAGCAGCTTTTGACAATGGTGATACTACTGCATACTCCGGTTTCTTGTTTAATTCCTTGGCCGTCCAAAGCCATGACAAATCGGAATCATTGATCTGCgcatttttcatttcttcattcgTCCATTTTGGTGCAGGACATATGGCTCTTACTGTTCTTGTTTGGTTTACCCGGCTGTCTGTTAATTCTACTGTTCCGGAGCTGTTTTTACAAACGGATGCTGTTCCATGCTTCTGCGTATTTGGAACTGCTGAGCTTTCTACTTGATCTGAGTCATTACAGCTGGCTGAAACAGATCGCTCGGTAGCACTTAATTGATCCGTTTGTTCACTTATATTCATTGGAGCAGCTTTACTGGATGTCTGTTTCTTTGGTACTATCCTCGGACTTGCTCCGGAATGGCTCCCATTGCTTGTGTTAGTCGAGTCATGATCACCGTATTTCTGCGGGTGATGGATGTCCTCTTGTCGTCCTTCTCCGGAGTTTGGAGAGCTGTTTTGCTCCGGGGAAATTGGCAAGATTTATTCGACATTATAATGTCTCTCTTTGGCTCCGGCTCCAGCTTCTTCTCTATTGGAGTAGTGATTTCGCTCTCGGAGTCGCTCCTATTACATTGAGAGCAAGGTTTTCTGGATAGTTTTGGTGGCTCTTCCCGGCGCGATGTATGATTTCATAGTCGTATTCTCCAAGTATCTGTAGCCACCTAGCCATTTGAACCTCCGGATTTCGAAAGTTGATAAGCCAACGGAGTGATCCGTGGTCAGTGCGGATCGTAAAGTGTCTGCCATATAAGTACGGTCTGAAGTACCGAACAAAGAAGACTACTGCCAGTAGCTCTCTTCATGTGACGCAGTAATTCCTTTGAGCTCTCGTGAGCGTTCTGCTGGCATAAGCAATAACCTTTTCCTGACCGTTCTGTTCTTGGGAGAGCACAGCTCCTATTCCGTATGCACTAGCGTCCGTGTCAAGAGTGAATTGGCCGGAGTATGTAGGATATGCTAAAACAGGGCTTGTTGTTAAACACTGCTTTAATGCAAGGAAAGCCTCTTCACAACTATTCGTCCAATTGAATATGCGATGTTCTTCTGTGTCAAGCGGTTTAGTGGTCTGGCAATATCACAGAAGCTCTTCACATACCTTCTGTAATACGATGCTAAGCCGAGGAAGGCACTCACATCTTTGAGGCATTTTGGAGTTTCCCATTCCTGGTCAAAAACGCTTCTGTCTCTAATGCAGTCTGTAATGCTGCTTCCATAGATGTAGGGCGGGAGAGGTGCACCGCTGATCGTATCTCTCTATCTCGCATGTAACCCATGAAgtagtcacggttgtttgatgggatcatttattaatttttcaaacaaaacatcatgtacaaccaaattttaggcctaaacagctaaaagtaatatcatgctaatgtattcaGATGCTTTCGaatcattctcaactttaatttcccctcttttacaaaattattcacttttatagtatattttaaagcttttgggatataaaatgtatctattaatggcaaaattggtggcgctatttagttactggaaattaccctttcaagcttttaatacaaataattccttttattgtatgataaaatatgtttttaaaatttccttgttgcttgattcacctattccaactgttgtaatggcagtattaatcacaagacccttgcaaataaagaaataggatttatgataaatagcgccatctatagtttgcatttagttaataatgaagccaattctatatacatcaaacaactgtgtagTCTCGTGCTATCCGGTTCCTGGCTTCTTCTGCCATGCCGACGTAAGCATTATCTGTTAGTTTTCTAACAGCTTGTGCAAAATCTTCTTGTTGCTGTTGTTGGCGACCACGAAGCTGTGCCAAGTATAGTAAGTTCTGGTTGGCCGGCGAACGTGGTTTCTAACCGCTTAACCAACTCCTGATAAGTAATTGTTCTCCACTCATCCTGCTGTCGAATTACACCTCTGGCTCGACCACGAAGGCTCATAAATAATTGCTGTGCCTTTTGGCTGTCAGTCCAACCGTTCCAAGTGGCGACTCAAATTGGCTAAGGTATTCCTGTAGAGGTACGTCTCCTTTGAATGCTTCGGGCGTAATTTGTTTCTGCTTAGGCCGCTCCATTCGGCTCTGGGAATTTATCCATTCCTTTTATACAATTTTCTCGCCTTAACCTCCATGGTCCTGTGATATGGCTCCTCTTCTTCAGAGTCGACAGATTCTGTATCCGACATTTCTTCTTTGACTCTTCTGATGTTGCCTTTATGTCGTTCTATGCTGACATTACCCGGGGTCATATCACCTGCATCCTTCCTTCGGAACTCTGAGCTGACTACTTGATGTGATGTCGGAGCCCGTTTCTTATATTTCTTATGTCTGTCGGATGGTACCTGACCCGTTAGCATTTGACGGAGCTCACTACTTTCTTGTTTCAAATTCTCCAACTCCAACTTCATTTCTTCTACACCCGCGTCCTGACGGTCTCCGACTTTGGATCTTTGTCCAAAATTAACACTTGCTGATGCATATGGAACCGCTGGAGTTTCATAACTTTGCGTCAGCTGCTCTTCTTTCATAGATTTGTTGATCTGCCTCGGCTCCCGGATAAACACATATGGGTCGGATGCCGTTGCTCTTCCGTACCCCGGTGGCGTTTCAAATTCATGAACCATTCTTGATTCCACCATAACGCTCACATCTTCCATCGGGCTACACGACGCATCTTTTTGTGTCCTTTCATGCCTTTTGTGACTCGATTTGTCCAACTGTCCTTGGTTGCGTTTGTCTGGCATATTGTTCAGGAGAATCGTTTGCATCTCCTGAAATTGGCGTTGCTCCTGCTCTTCTCCCGGAGTTAATGCTCTTGCATACTCCACGTGGTCAGCCTCATCTGAACCACGAGCTGCAACATGCCTCTCCCCTCCGGAGACATTGACCGTCTCCCCGTACTGCTGCTGGGGATTCCTTTCAGCAGAAGACACTGTTTCTGTGCAGAACTCTGGCGGTGGCTCAATCATTGGTTGGCTTAAATCAGTTGCTTTTTGTTTCTCAGTTATTTTGTCCGTAAGCGTTTAATTTCATCAATGAATATCTGCCTCTCGTCTTCACCATTCACTCTCAGTAAGTTGATCTCCTCTTGTAAATCCAAACTCCTTTTCGCTGCTTCCTTTGCTTTTAAACTCCAACTGCTTATCACGCTCCCGCAGTCGTTCGATTTCCTCCTCTTGCACTTGGCTGTGGAAATCCTCCATCCAATCTTGATCATCGTCAAAGTTGGACGCCATTCTCTCTGCTTGTCTTACAATCCCTGATATGTTGATAGCAGTCCAGTGTCACaaaaatcccaccgctgccaccaaatgTAGCGGAACCGGCCTTCGGTATATATAGTAGCGATTGGCAAAGCAAGGCTTAGGATCTAGTGGGTGTACGAACCATATCGTACCTGACTGGCAAATGAAATACTCGCAGACACACAAAGATATGAGAACAATTGGCTCAACACCTTTATTGGGCTTCGGGCTGATCCAAGATCGGAGTGGAATCAGGAGCGGAGAGCGGCGGCTTGGAAGGAGAGAAGAGAGGGAGAGAAGAGAGGGAGAGCTAATTGACCAGTCATCGACCAACCACACTCACGGCTACAGGCAGACTGGTACAGAGTGCTATTGCACTCCGCTTATATAGCCAATGAAACCACGtgactgaaggaggccctctatcgGCGACATCCATTTCCGCCACAAGGAGGAGAGAAGGAGAGAAGAGAGGAGAGCTAATTGACCAGTCATCGACCAACCACACTCACGGCTACAGGCAGACTGGTACAGAGTGCTATTGCACTCCGCTTATATAGCCAATGAAACCACGtgactgaaggaggccctctatcgGCGACATCCATTTCCGCCACAATATAGTAGGAAATgagaaaaagtggaaatttaacaAAACAAATGTTCTTCTGTGGATCGGTGTTTTAATAATAGAGCATGCAAAGGTTATTATTCAAAAAcgttaaaaatcaaacaaaatttaaaGAGAAGTGATTTATTACTGAAAATAAAGTACTCTTTAATTTCATTTTTGATATTGTGAAAACTGttaaaagtttttttgaaaatatttttgatagtaggcctaattatgttcCAACTTACACCAACCCCCCCCGCTTTAAAGTAAAATAATGGGCGTTTAATTGGCGCGCGATTTCTTGTCTGAGCACCCAACATACTGAAAGATAACCTTACAATGGCATGTCGTGCAATGCGCTGTAGTTCCATTAAAACTAAAAATTTAGGCAAATTGTGTACGAATTGGATAGCAAATCCCGGGAGCAAATCAGAATAGCGTTTGAAACTTGAATTTTGCGCTTTAAAAACTAAAATTAGGAATGACTGCCAGcatataggcctaacaaaatatctTTCCAAAATAATTGCATAATCAGCCCCCCTCCCCCATATCCTCCaatcaaatcacaaaaaaaaaaaaaaaatacgggtTTTTGACCAGTTTAATTTGATTCAACAACACAAGCTGTGAAAAcgtagaaaagaaaagaaaagaaaaaaacgtGAGAAAAAGGCTTGGACGGGGTTCGAACCTGGGATACCCGTGACTTAAAAAAAACAACGTTACGGCACGCTAACTGATTGCGCCATGAGTTCAAAGACATATATTTGAGGTAAAAAGACAAACTTAATGAAAAAGAAGTCGAAATCGTTTATAAAACTAATTGATATCTCTCATCtgtattttatttgcatgattaaaaacagaaatcaaactttatccatatttaagcaaacaaaatacaaaacaaaggcaattcagatttataaaaaaaaaaaggggggggtgtTAAAGCCGCCGCCGCGAGTCGTTCACAGTAACATTTGTTATTGAAACAATGCGCCAAGTTTATGCACGATATATCATGGCCGACTGCCTTAGgatatttcaacttttatataCTATCCTAAATTGATGTAAGACAAATATATGGATGAAAATGCACGCATATTATGCTcaaattttaggtttttaaagAGCTACAGTGGCATTACACTTCCGGCCCGTTTGCCTCCCTGTGAGTAGAAACGAGATCAGACGGTGTCTGACACGATTCCAAtttagattttcaattttttaaagcaaatttcttttgaaagtatcttttctttgcttctaGGGGGTGAATGACTTAATTCTAGAGACAACTTTAATATCTCTCTTCTGTCAATACTTCAAGTTTTAATTATCATCAAAACAACAACGTGCGCGGGGGAGTTCGATATAGGCCTAGCTACATCAA of Amphiura filiformis chromosome 14, Afil_fr2py, whole genome shotgun sequence contains these proteins:
- the LOC140169162 gene encoding uncharacterized protein yields the protein MAEVCSLLGIDKTRTTPLNPKSDGFIERFNRTMLNTIAVLLDPHKHQQDWEEVLPIALMAYRSSVQESTSETPHAMLYGMEMELPIDLSSTPVEPETDRVLKTDYAQAMRNNLRAVHDRARET